Genomic window (Chryseobacterium sp. H1D6B):
TCTGCACCAGCTCTTCCTGTTCTTCCTATTCTGTGTACATACGTTTCAGCAACGTCAGAAAGCTCGTAATTGATAACGTATTTCAGTTCATCAATATCGATACCTCTTGCCGCAATATCTGTTGCTACTAAAACTCTGGTTTTGCCGGATTTAAAGTTATTTAAAGCATTTTGACGGGCGTTCTGTGATTTATTTCCATGAATCGCTTCTGCTGAAATATTACTTTTTTGAAGTGTTCTTGCGATTTTATCTGCGCCATGTTTAGTTCTTGAAAAAACCAAAACAGATTCAGAGATGTGATCTTTTAAAATATGGCTCAACAAATCTAGCTTATCTTCTTTCTGTACAAAATAAACCGACTGCTTAATTGTTTCTGCTGTTGAAGAAACTGGAGTAACCTCTACTTTTACAGGGTTTTGAAGAATAGAATCAGCTAATTTCTGTATTTCTGGCGGCATTGTTGCAGAAAAGAACAGGGTCTGTCTTTTTTGAGGAAGAAGCTTTATAATTCTTTTCACATCATGTACAAATCCCATGTCCAGCATTCTGTCAGCTTCATCAAGTACAAAAATCTCAAGATTTTTTAAACTGATAATTCCTTGTGCAATAAAATCAAGTAATCTTCCTGGTGTTGCTACCAATATATCTACGCCTCTTCTTAATGAAGTTTCTTGTGACCCTTGCTTTACACCTCCAAAAACTACCAGTTTTTTTAAAGGTAAATTTCTTCCGTATGCGTTAAAACTTTCTTCAATCTGAATTGCTAATTCTCTGGTTGGTGTCAGAATAAGAGCTTTAATATGATTGCTTTTGGGTCCTTGTCTTTCCGTAAGATTTTGAAGGATAGGGATGGCAAAGGCTGCTGTTTTCCCAGTTCCTGTCTGTGCAGTTCCCAGTAAATCTCTTTTTTCTAAAATAGAAGGAATAGCTTTTTCCTGGATAGGGGTGGGTTTTTCATAACCTTCTTGTTGAAGCGCATCTAAAATGGGCTTGATAATGTTTAAGTCTGTAAATAACAAAATAATATTGTGTATTAAAAATAATGCGGTTGAAGTAGTATACTTCATCATTTTTAGCAAATCTGCTAAAAATTATTAACAGAATTTTTAAGTAATATTCATTACTGAAAGGGCTGAGAATGCCGCGAAATATGGTGCAAATATAGGTTAAAATAATTTAAGATAATTATTTAACTTTTACCCACTGCTGGTTATGCTTCAATTTCTCAAAGAATTGATAAAGTTCAGTGAGTTTTTCGCTCCCATGCTTTCCGTAATCTTTTACGTTTTTTGAAGTTCCGTCTGCAAATTTGATCCTAAGATATGCACTTGAAAGGTCAGTGATATTATGATTGCCGTAATTCTCTTTTAAAGATTGTACATTAAGCCCGTCCAATAAAGAAACCAGCTTTTTATAATCCGATTCTTTTATTGTGGCTGTAAAGGTTCCTTCCCGTTCTTTTGAAAAGTCGTCTTTTGAAGGGGTTTTTGTAAAATTAAAATGTTCGGCTTCCAAAACAGCAGTTCTGTCTGCATTGATTGTCATTTTATAAACAGGGCAGAATCCAAAACATGCTCCTGCTTCATATTCTATAACAGAATATTTTGATTTTGCATTTTGATTTTGAGAATTGCATGAAAGTAAAAAAATAAATGCAAACAGGCTTAATAAGTATTTCATAGATTAAATTTTCTTGTGTCTTTCAAGAACTGTTCCAAGATATTTATTTCAATAATAATTAAAGAAAAAATTAAAATTATTTTGTTAAATATTATGTTTATGTTGTGAAGTTATAATATCTGATGATAATTACGTAAAAATATTTATATTTTTTAATATTATATTTGGCGGAATTAAAAATAAATTATTTATAATGAAAAAAACTATCGTTTTATTGACAGCTGTTTTAGGCTTCAGTGCCAATGCCCAATCATGGAATCTTACAGGAAACGCAGGAACAAATTCTAGTACTGATTTTATAGGAACAACTGATTCACAGTCTCTTGTTTTTAAAACTAATAATACAGAGAAAATGAAGATTACTCCTAGCGGAAGATTTGTATTATTTAATGTGACAGCACCTGGATATGTCTGGGACAAAAACTTATTTTTTGGAGGCGGAGTAGACAGCACTTCAGGATTGTATAATACAGTTTTTGGGATGGGATCATTTACCCAGAATACAGGAGGAAATTCAAATACAGCGTTAGGGGGTAACGCAATGTCAATAATGACGAGTGGAAATGATAATGTAGCAGTGGGACAAAATAGTATGCAGAGTACTGTTACAGCTTCATTCAACACTGCGGTAGGAATGAATTCTTTGTCGTCATTTCAAAATGGGGCTGGAAATGTAGGGTTGGGTAATTCTGCAATGGGGTCCGGAAACTTAACAGGAGATTCTAATGTAGCAGTAGGGACGAGTGCTTTAAGATATTTAAACAGCGGAAGTTCAAATGTTGTATTAGGCTCAGAAGCGTTTAGGGCTATTAAGACAGGTTCTAATAATATCAATGTAGGTTTTTCTAATGCTAAGTTTATTACTTCCGGAAGCAATAATATTTTTATAGGAAGCAATATTACTCCGTACAATACAACCTCTCCTAATAATGAACTGAATATCGGAAACTGGATCGTAGGAAACAACGGAACGATCGGTATCGGAACCTTCACTAATCAGCTGCCTGCTGACGGCGTTTCACAGGACGGGATAAAGTATAAACTTTTTGTAAAAGACGGAATCAGAACTGAAAGAGTAAAAGTAGATATCGCTGCAGGCAACGGCTGGGCAGATTATGTTTTTGAAAAAGATTATAAATTGATGCCGTTAACCGAGCTGAGCCAGTTTATCAATAAAAATGGGCATCTTCCTGAAGTTCCTACCACTAAAGAAGCCATTGAAAATGGAATAGAATTAAAACAGATGAATATTCTTTTATTGAAAAAGATAGAAGAACTTACCCTTTATACTATTGAACAGCAGAAACGTATTGAAGCGTTAGAAAAGAAAGTAAATTAATCCCTCCCCTAATTTAAAGCTATGAAGAAAATTTATATTACATTTTTATTATCGGTGCTGCCATTATTGGCTTTCTCACAAGGCGAGAATAATAATTGGTATTTTGGAGACCATGCTGGTGTTAACTTTGCTGGATCTACTCCTCTTGTATATAATAACAGCCAGATGGATGGATATGAAGCTTGTGGAACGGTGAGTGACAGCAGCGGTAATTTATTATTTTATACTAATGGTATTTCTGTGTGGAACAGAGAGCATCAAATCATGACAAACGGAACCGGTTTAGGCGGAAATCTGTCAAGTGAGCAGCTTGCCATTGCCAGAAATCCCGGAAAACCTGATCAATATTTCATATTTACAACTGCTGAGAATTCTTCAGGAGCTCTTTTTAATATTGCTTACACTATTGTTGATATGTCTTCCGGAAATCCGGGAGCTAACGGACAGCCTCTGGGGAAGGTGCTGCCTGAATTTAAAAATATTCCTGTTGTAAATAACTTAGGTGAACAATTTCATTCCGAAGCAATTACGGCAGTGCCTAATCCTGCGAATAATGCATTTTGGATTTTAATTCCAAACGGAGACAATCTGTATAGTTTTTCTCTTGATACTACTGGATTTCATAACGGTACACCAGTGGTTAGCAGTCTGAATCTTCCTTTACCGCTGGGGGATGCAGTGTATTATGGGATTAAGGCTTCTCCTAAGCTTACTTATACTTCGGCCTATTCACATTTAATCTGTATTTCAACATGGATAGGAGATCCTGATCATGTTAAAAATAGAATCTTGTCTTTTAATTCTTTAACAGGGCAGCTTACCAATGATTACTCTTTAGATATCAATAGTTTTAATACCTATATGCCTGAATTCAGCGGAAACGGGCGGACATTATTTTTAGGAAGAGCACAGCTGTATGCTGTGGATCTTGTCAATTCTACAGCCTCAAATGTCTTATACAATTGGATTTATAATTCTCCGGAATTTATTCTTGCTCTGGGAATACAGAGGAATAAGTATAATGATATTTACCTCGCTAAATATATGAGCGGTTATTTAGGAAAGATAAATAATCCAAATGGAAATATAAACGCAATGAGCGTAGATATGCAGAATATAAATCTAGGAAATGGAAAATCTGTGTACGGACTTCCTCCATTAATAGAATCACCTTATGATACTACAGCCTATTCTCCGTGCATGGATAACCTTACCCTTACTACAACAGAACAGCATGTGAATTTCACCTATAATGTAAGCAAAGATATAACGACCGTTTTAAATTATGCCATATATCCTGATTATAATATAGTTATGAATGCCGGTAATAGTATAACACTTTTGCCTAATACCCATATCATACCCAATAGTTTTGTTGCTAAAATTGCACCCTGCAGTCCTAGAGCTACAAGCAAAAAGGAGATTGTAAACACAATTCAGAATAAACAGCAGGCAGGAATGGTTCTGGAGCTGGATAAAGAAGAAAAAACCAGACAGAATAATGATAATCTTAAGATATATCCTAATCCTGTCTATGATATATTAAATATTGATTCAAAATCAGATATAGAAAATGTTGAGATATTTGATCTGTCAGGAAGAAGATTTGTTTTACAGCTAAACGGTAATAAAATAAATACAGCCGGCCTTCCGTCCGGAGTTTATAATATGTATATTAAGACTAAAGGAGGGATGATCTCCAAAAAATTCATCAAAAAATAATAGTAATTATAAAATTTTAATTGTAGAAGAAGGGGAAACAGAGGTTTCTCCTTTTTTATTGAGAATAAATGTTTCAAAATGGTTTTATGAGAATATATTGAAATAGGATACTTACATAGAAACTCTATAAAAATTTGTAATAATTACATAACATATCTTTATTTTTTCTACATTATATTTGGCTGAATCTAAAAACTAATTTCATAATGAAAAAAACTATCTTTTTGCTGGCAGTCATTGCAGGCCTTAATGCAAACGCACAATCATGGAATCTTACAGGAAATGCCGGGATCAATCCTGCATCTAATTTTATTGGAACTACAGATATCCAGCCGCTGGTTTTTAAAACTAATAATGTAGAATGGATGAAGTTAAATTCTAAAGGGAGAATAATATTTCAAAACATAGACGGCGGACTGGGATGGAGTACTAATTTATTTTTTGGAGGCGGAAATGATATTACTTCAGGGATCGGCAATACATCTTTTGGTATTGGTTCACTTGTAAGCATTACCTCTGGGGCAGCCAATACAGCTATTGGATCAAACAGTTTAAGAACAAATATAACGGGTGGACAAAATACTGCTTTGGGAGTAAATGCTAATATGAACAGTGCAAATGCGAATGCGAATGTTGCATTAGGCGGAAACACGCTGAGCGGACCTGGAACTACAACACAAAATACCGCGGTGGGTTTTGCAGCTCTTGCAAGATATAATTCTGT
Coding sequences:
- a CDS encoding DEAD/DEAH box helicase — translated: MLFTDLNIIKPILDALQQEGYEKPTPIQEKAIPSILEKRDLLGTAQTGTGKTAAFAIPILQNLTERQGPKSNHIKALILTPTRELAIQIEESFNAYGRNLPLKKLVVFGGVKQGSQETSLRRGVDILVATPGRLLDFIAQGIISLKNLEIFVLDEADRMLDMGFVHDVKRIIKLLPQKRQTLFFSATMPPEIQKLADSILQNPVKVEVTPVSSTAETIKQSVYFVQKEDKLDLLSHILKDHISESVLVFSRTKHGADKIARTLQKSNISAEAIHGNKSQNARQNALNNFKSGKTRVLVATDIAARGIDIDELKYVINYELSDVAETYVHRIGRTGRAGAEGSSLSFVDGLDLLNLRDTEKLIGMKIPVVKDHPYHTENLTAQKRDSNNKPFSPRPKPAHAQQKSDHSKKPKNKSSFFRKK
- a CDS encoding DUF6438 domain-containing protein, producing MKYLLSLFAFIFLLSCNSQNQNAKSKYSVIEYEAGACFGFCPVYKMTINADRTAVLEAEHFNFTKTPSKDDFSKEREGTFTATIKESDYKKLVSLLDGLNVQSLKENYGNHNITDLSSAYLRIKFADGTSKNVKDYGKHGSEKLTELYQFFEKLKHNQQWVKVK
- a CDS encoding T9SS type A sorting domain-containing protein, translating into MKKIYITFLLSVLPLLAFSQGENNNWYFGDHAGVNFAGSTPLVYNNSQMDGYEACGTVSDSSGNLLFYTNGISVWNREHQIMTNGTGLGGNLSSEQLAIARNPGKPDQYFIFTTAENSSGALFNIAYTIVDMSSGNPGANGQPLGKVLPEFKNIPVVNNLGEQFHSEAITAVPNPANNAFWILIPNGDNLYSFSLDTTGFHNGTPVVSSLNLPLPLGDAVYYGIKASPKLTYTSAYSHLICISTWIGDPDHVKNRILSFNSLTGQLTNDYSLDINSFNTYMPEFSGNGRTLFLGRAQLYAVDLVNSTASNVLYNWIYNSPEFILALGIQRNKYNDIYLAKYMSGYLGKINNPNGNINAMSVDMQNINLGNGKSVYGLPPLIESPYDTTAYSPCMDNLTLTTTEQHVNFTYNVSKDITTVLNYAIYPDYNIVMNAGNSITLLPNTHIIPNSFVAKIAPCSPRATSKKEIVNTIQNKQQAGMVLELDKEEKTRQNNDNLKIYPNPVYDILNIDSKSDIENVEIFDLSGRRFVLQLNGNKINTAGLPSGVYNMYIKTKGGMISKKFIKK